One genomic segment of Occultella kanbiaonis includes these proteins:
- the gltB gene encoding glutamate synthase large subunit produces the protein MNRSPQSRSANSVGNVTTATSAFTAFSATPEKQGLYDPAQEHDACGVAFVATLRGTPGRDIVDAGLTALANLDHRGAVGAEENSGDGAGILTQIPDAFVRDVIPGELPRPGHYAIGIAFLPADADEAAAAQAGIEELAGQEGLDVLAWRDVPVTAELVGPTARACMPTFRQLVVADPARELSGLDLDRRTYRLRKRAEHALGVYFASLSSRTIVYKGMLTTTQLAPFFPDLTDPRFASEIALVHSRFSTNTFPSWPLAHPFRMVAHNGEINTVRGNRNWMAARQGTLASDRLGDVRDLLPICSEEESDSASFDEVLELLHLGGRSLPHAVLMMIPEAWENHASMSADRRAFYRYNSTIIEPWDGPAAMCFTDGRYIGAVLDRNGLRPGRFWITDDGLVVLASEAGVLDIDPARVARKGRLAPGKMFLVDTGSGRVIEDEAIKGELADGHPYPQWLDENLVTLEDLPDREHVAHSRSSVLRRQQTFGYTEEELRILLRPMAASGAEALGSMGTDTPIAVLSSRPRLLFDYFSQLFAQVTNPPLDAIREELVTSLGGAIGPEPNLLEDTPTHARKLIVPFPTIDNDQLAKIKHVQRTPGPGRGFEAITISGLYRVGGGAAALEARLEEIFDEVDEAVERGVSFIVLSDRESDAELAPIPSLLLTSAVHHHTLRRQTRTRISLLVEAGDVREVHHVALLIGYGAAAVNPYLAMESVEELVRSGVVEGVTPEQAVKNLIKGLGKGVLKVMSKMGISTVHSYRGAQVFQALGLSGDLIEKYFTATPSPLGGVGLDVIAAEVAARHAIAYPKSGITAAHRRLQVGGEYQWRREGDPHLFDPETVFRLQHSTRSRRYDVFRDYTRRVDDQARRLMTLRGLFQFREGLRPPVPVEEVEPVSEIVKRFSTGAMSYGSISMEAHETLAIAMNQLGAKSNTGEGGEDAERLYDPRRRSAIKQVASGRFGVTSDYLVNADDIQIKMAQGAKPGEGGQLPGNKVYPWVARTRHATPGVGLISPPPHHDIYSIEDIAQLIHDLKNANPQARVHVKLVSEVGVGTVATGVSKAHADVVLISGHDGGTGASPLTSLKHAGAPWEIGLAETQQTLVMNNLRDRIVVQADGQLKTGRDVVIAALLGAEEFGFATAPLVVSGCVMMRVCHLDTCPVGVATQNPELRARFSGKPEFVVTFFEYIAEEVREYLAALGFRTIDEAIGAIDALDTRAAVTHWKASGLDLSPILVQPVLPPGSAPRAVRGQDHGLEKALDNELIAAARPALDDGEPVRYTTRVRNVNRTVGTMLGHEITKRHGAAGLPDGLIDVTLHGSAGQSFGAFLTPGVTLRLFGDANDYVGKGLSGGRVIVRPDPGATFAPGDNVIAGNVIAYGATSGEIFLRGLAGERFAVRNSGATAVVEGVGDHGCEYMTGGTVLILGPTGRNFGAGMSGGTAYVLDLDRDLVNGPAVAAGDLALDELDEEDLNLVMDLLARHTEHTGSRIAAQLRDDREEVRRRVTRVLPPAYARVNAVLADARADGVDVSEPHVWTRVLEATHG, from the coding sequence ATGAACAGGTCCCCGCAGTCCCGAAGCGCGAACAGCGTCGGCAACGTCACGACCGCCACGAGCGCCTTCACGGCGTTCAGCGCCACTCCCGAGAAGCAGGGTCTGTACGACCCCGCCCAGGAGCATGACGCGTGTGGGGTGGCGTTCGTCGCCACCCTGCGGGGCACGCCCGGCCGCGACATCGTCGATGCCGGCCTGACCGCGCTCGCCAACCTCGACCACCGCGGTGCGGTGGGCGCCGAGGAGAACTCCGGCGACGGCGCGGGAATCCTGACCCAGATCCCCGATGCCTTCGTGCGGGACGTCATCCCCGGTGAGCTCCCCAGGCCCGGGCACTACGCCATCGGCATCGCCTTCCTCCCGGCCGACGCCGACGAGGCTGCCGCCGCCCAGGCGGGCATCGAGGAGCTGGCCGGTCAGGAGGGTCTTGACGTCCTCGCCTGGCGCGACGTGCCGGTGACCGCGGAGCTCGTCGGCCCGACGGCGCGCGCCTGCATGCCGACGTTCCGCCAGCTCGTGGTCGCGGACCCGGCCCGGGAGCTGTCCGGGCTCGACCTGGACCGCCGCACGTACCGGCTGCGCAAGCGCGCCGAGCACGCCCTCGGGGTGTACTTCGCGTCCCTGTCCTCGCGGACCATCGTCTACAAGGGCATGCTCACGACGACCCAGCTCGCCCCGTTCTTCCCGGACCTGACCGACCCGCGGTTCGCGTCCGAGATCGCGCTCGTGCACTCGCGCTTCTCCACGAACACGTTCCCGTCCTGGCCGCTGGCGCACCCGTTCCGGATGGTGGCGCACAACGGTGAGATCAACACGGTGCGCGGGAACCGGAACTGGATGGCGGCCCGGCAGGGCACCCTCGCCTCGGACCGGCTCGGGGACGTGCGTGACCTCCTGCCGATCTGCAGCGAGGAGGAGAGCGACTCCGCCAGCTTCGACGAGGTGCTCGAGCTCCTGCACCTGGGCGGGCGCTCGCTGCCGCACGCGGTCCTGATGATGATCCCGGAGGCGTGGGAGAACCACGCCTCGATGAGCGCGGACCGGCGCGCCTTCTACCGGTACAACTCCACGATCATCGAGCCGTGGGACGGCCCGGCCGCGATGTGTTTCACGGACGGCCGTTACATCGGTGCGGTCCTGGACCGGAACGGGCTGCGCCCCGGTCGGTTCTGGATCACCGACGACGGGCTCGTGGTCCTCGCCAGCGAGGCAGGTGTGCTCGACATCGACCCGGCCCGGGTGGCCCGTAAGGGACGCCTGGCGCCCGGGAAGATGTTCCTGGTCGACACCGGCTCCGGCCGAGTCATCGAGGACGAGGCCATCAAGGGCGAGCTCGCCGACGGCCACCCGTACCCGCAGTGGCTCGACGAGAACCTGGTCACCCTCGAGGACCTGCCGGACCGTGAGCACGTGGCGCACTCTCGCTCGTCCGTGTTGCGCCGCCAGCAGACGTTCGGCTACACCGAGGAGGAACTGCGGATCCTGCTCCGGCCGATGGCGGCCAGTGGTGCCGAGGCACTCGGCTCGATGGGTACCGACACCCCGATCGCGGTGCTGTCCTCACGGCCCCGGCTGCTGTTCGACTACTTCAGCCAGTTGTTCGCGCAGGTCACCAACCCGCCGCTGGACGCGATCCGCGAGGAGCTCGTCACCTCCCTCGGCGGTGCGATCGGGCCGGAGCCGAACCTGCTCGAGGACACGCCGACGCACGCCCGCAAGCTGATCGTGCCGTTCCCGACGATCGACAACGACCAGCTCGCGAAGATCAAGCACGTGCAGCGCACCCCCGGACCCGGGCGCGGCTTCGAGGCGATCACCATCTCCGGCCTGTACCGGGTCGGCGGCGGTGCCGCAGCGCTCGAGGCGCGCCTCGAGGAGATCTTCGACGAGGTGGACGAGGCCGTGGAGCGGGGCGTCTCCTTCATCGTGCTCTCCGACCGGGAGTCGGACGCCGAGCTCGCGCCCATCCCGTCCCTGCTGCTCACCTCCGCCGTGCACCACCACACGCTGCGCCGCCAGACCAGGACCCGGATCAGTCTCCTCGTCGAGGCCGGGGACGTGCGCGAGGTGCACCACGTCGCGCTGCTCATCGGTTACGGCGCGGCCGCCGTGAACCCCTACCTCGCGATGGAGAGCGTCGAGGAACTCGTGCGCTCCGGCGTCGTGGAGGGCGTCACGCCCGAGCAGGCCGTCAAGAACCTGATCAAGGGCCTCGGCAAGGGCGTGCTCAAGGTGATGAGCAAGATGGGCATCTCCACCGTGCACTCCTACCGCGGCGCCCAGGTGTTCCAGGCCCTCGGTCTGTCGGGCGACCTCATCGAGAAGTACTTCACGGCCACGCCGTCGCCGCTCGGCGGAGTCGGCCTGGACGTCATCGCCGCCGAGGTCGCGGCCCGGCATGCGATCGCGTATCCGAAGAGCGGCATCACGGCGGCGCACCGGCGCCTGCAGGTGGGCGGCGAGTACCAGTGGCGCCGCGAAGGTGACCCGCACCTGTTCGATCCGGAGACCGTGTTCCGGCTCCAGCACTCGACCAGGTCCCGCCGCTACGACGTGTTCCGGGACTACACCCGCCGGGTCGACGACCAGGCGCGCAGGCTGATGACGCTGCGCGGCCTGTTCCAGTTCCGCGAGGGCCTGCGCCCGCCGGTGCCGGTCGAGGAGGTCGAACCGGTCTCGGAGATCGTCAAGCGGTTCTCCACCGGGGCGATGAGCTACGGCTCCATCTCGATGGAGGCGCACGAGACCCTCGCGATCGCCATGAACCAGCTGGGCGCGAAGTCCAACACCGGCGAGGGCGGCGAGGACGCGGAGCGGTTGTACGACCCCCGACGGCGCAGCGCCATCAAGCAGGTCGCGTCCGGCCGGTTCGGGGTCACCTCCGACTACCTGGTCAACGCCGACGACATCCAGATCAAGATGGCCCAGGGTGCCAAGCCCGGCGAGGGCGGCCAGCTGCCGGGGAACAAGGTCTACCCGTGGGTGGCCCGGACCCGGCACGCGACCCCCGGCGTCGGGCTCATCTCGCCGCCGCCGCACCACGACATCTACTCCATCGAGGACATCGCCCAGCTGATCCACGACCTGAAGAACGCGAACCCGCAGGCGCGGGTGCACGTGAAGCTGGTGTCGGAGGTCGGCGTCGGGACCGTCGCCACCGGGGTGTCCAAGGCGCACGCCGATGTCGTGCTCATCTCCGGCCACGACGGTGGCACCGGCGCGAGCCCGCTCACCTCGCTCAAGCACGCGGGCGCGCCGTGGGAGATCGGCCTCGCCGAGACCCAGCAGACGCTGGTGATGAACAACCTCCGGGACCGGATCGTGGTGCAGGCGGACGGCCAGCTCAAGACCGGCCGCGACGTGGTGATCGCCGCCCTGCTCGGCGCCGAGGAGTTCGGTTTCGCGACCGCACCGCTCGTCGTCTCCGGCTGCGTCATGATGCGGGTCTGCCACCTCGACACCTGCCCGGTGGGGGTCGCCACCCAGAACCCGGAACTGCGCGCCCGGTTCTCCGGCAAGCCGGAGTTCGTGGTCACGTTCTTCGAGTACATCGCCGAGGAGGTCAGGGAGTACCTGGCTGCCCTCGGGTTCCGCACCATCGACGAGGCCATCGGCGCGATCGATGCGCTGGACACCAGGGCCGCCGTCACCCACTGGAAGGCGTCCGGGCTCGACCTGAGCCCCATCCTGGTCCAGCCCGTGCTGCCTCCCGGATCCGCACCCCGCGCGGTGCGCGGACAGGACCACGGGCTCGAGAAGGCACTCGACAACGAGCTGATCGCGGCCGCGCGGCCCGCCCTGGACGACGGCGAGCCGGTCCGCTACACGACGCGTGTGCGGAACGTGAACCGGACGGTCGGGACGATGCTCGGCCACGAGATCACCAAGCGCCACGGGGCCGCTGGGCTGCCTGACGGGCTCATCGACGTGACGCTGCACGGCTCCGCCGGGCAGTCGTTCGGTGCCTTCCTCACCCCGGGCGTGACCCTGCGCCTGTTCGGGGACGCCAACGACTACGTCGGCAAGGGGCTCTCCGGTGGGCGGGTGATCGTCCGGCCCGATCCCGGCGCCACCTTCGCTCCGGGGGACAACGTGATCGCCGGGAACGTGATCGCCTACGGCGCCACGTCCGGGGAGATCTTCCTGCGCGGGCTGGCCGGCGAACGGTTCGCGGTCCGCAACTCCGGTGCGACCGCCGTCGTGGAAGGGGTCGGCGACCACGGCTGCGAGTACATGACCGGTGGCACCGTGCTGATCCTCGGCCCGACCGGGCGGAACTTCGGTGCCGGGATGTCGGGAGGCACCGCGTACGTGCTCGACCTCGACCGCGACCTGGTCAACGGCCCCGCGGTGGCCGCCGGCGACCTGGCCCTCGACGAGCTCGACGAGGAGGACCTGAACCTGGTGATGGACCTGCTCGCCCGGCACACCGAGCACACCGGTTCGCGGATCGCGGCGCAGTTGCGCGATGACCGGGAGGAAGTGCGGCGCCGGGTCACCCGGGTGCTGCCACCGGCGTACGCCCGCGTCAACGCCGTCCTCGCCGACGCCCGCGCGGATGGCGTGGACGTCAGCGAACCCCATGTCTGGACCCGAGTGTTGGAGGCGACCCATGGCTGA
- a CDS encoding glutamate synthase subunit beta, with translation MADPKGFLKIRDRELPVRRPVPIRLMDWKEVYEKRAEDADALTRQAGRCMDCGIPFCHNGCPLGNLIPEWNDLTRTGRFDEAIERLHATNNFPDFTGRLCPAPCETACVLGINQPAVTIKNIEQSIIDKAFDDGLVTPQIPDRLTGSTVAVIGSGPAGLAAAQQLTRVGHTVAVFERDDRIGGLLRYGIPEFKMEKRHVDRRLEQMAAEGTRFRPGVEIGADGELTGTELLERYDAVVLAMGATVRRDLPVPGRELGGIHQAMEYLPQSNRATAGDLVPDQITAAGKDVVVIGGGDTGADCLGTALRQGAKNVIQLEIMPRPTEDRPDGQPWPTYPMVYRVASAHEEGGERVYATSTVEFVGGDDGNVKELRVVEVDMASGRPVAVEGTERVIPAQLVLLAMGFTGVPTAGVVEQLGLEVDPRGRIARDGAWATSVPGVFVAGDAGRGQSLIVWAIAEGRSAAAAVDEFLRGHTELPAPIEPTTVSITV, from the coding sequence ATGGCTGACCCCAAGGGATTCCTGAAGATCCGCGACCGGGAGCTCCCGGTCCGCCGGCCGGTCCCGATCCGGCTGATGGACTGGAAGGAGGTCTACGAGAAGCGGGCGGAGGACGCCGATGCGCTGACCCGGCAGGCGGGCCGGTGCATGGACTGCGGCATCCCGTTCTGCCACAACGGCTGCCCGCTGGGGAACCTCATCCCGGAGTGGAACGACCTCACCCGGACCGGCCGCTTCGACGAGGCCATCGAGCGCCTGCACGCGACGAACAACTTCCCCGACTTCACCGGCCGGCTGTGCCCGGCGCCGTGCGAGACGGCGTGTGTGCTCGGCATCAACCAGCCCGCCGTGACGATCAAGAACATCGAGCAGTCCATCATCGACAAGGCGTTCGACGACGGCCTGGTCACCCCGCAGATCCCGGACCGGCTGACCGGCTCGACGGTCGCGGTCATCGGGTCCGGCCCGGCCGGCCTCGCCGCCGCGCAACAGCTGACCCGGGTGGGGCACACCGTCGCCGTGTTCGAGCGTGACGACCGCATCGGCGGCCTGCTCCGCTACGGCATCCCCGAGTTCAAGATGGAGAAGCGGCACGTCGACCGCCGCCTCGAGCAGATGGCCGCCGAGGGCACCCGGTTCCGACCGGGCGTCGAGATCGGCGCCGACGGCGAGCTCACCGGGACCGAGCTGCTCGAGCGGTACGACGCCGTCGTGCTCGCCATGGGCGCCACCGTGCGCCGCGACCTGCCCGTGCCCGGCCGGGAGCTCGGTGGCATCCACCAGGCCATGGAGTACCTGCCGCAGTCGAACCGGGCCACCGCCGGAGACCTGGTCCCGGACCAGATCACCGCCGCCGGCAAGGACGTGGTGGTCATCGGTGGCGGCGACACCGGCGCGGACTGCCTCGGCACCGCCCTGCGCCAGGGCGCGAAGAACGTGATCCAGCTGGAGATCATGCCGCGTCCCACCGAGGACCGGCCCGATGGACAGCCGTGGCCCACCTACCCGATGGTCTACCGCGTCGCCAGCGCCCACGAGGAGGGCGGCGAGCGGGTCTACGCCACCTCCACGGTCGAGTTCGTCGGCGGCGACGACGGCAACGTCAAGGAGCTGCGGGTCGTCGAGGTGGACATGGCGTCGGGCCGGCCGGTCGCGGTCGAGGGCACCGAGCGCGTCATCCCGGCGCAGCTCGTGCTGCTTGCGATGGGCTTCACCGGCGTGCCGACCGCGGGAGTCGTGGAGCAGCTGGGGCTCGAGGTGGACCCGCGCGGCCGGATCGCGCGGGACGGCGCCTGGGCGACCTCGGTGCCCGGCGTGTTCGTCGCCGGTGACGCCGGACGCGGTCAGTCGCTCATCGTGTGGGCGATCGCCGAGGGCCGCTCCGCGGCCGCCGCCGTGGACGAGTTCCTGCGCGGGCACACCGAGCTGCCGGCCCCGATCGAGCCCACCACGGTCTCGATCACGGTCTGA
- a CDS encoding lysylphosphatidylglycerol synthase transmembrane domain-containing protein: protein MVTEHRAAASDPDADPLPDVGAATVPAGEVGRSGRASRWFAGAPRAPRDRRPTDAVLLGLSALVLLLVWAFARPASTDVRLLESFSDSAWFGSWIWQALLTLLMMWAVLLVSVAIARGRWHLVRDQVGAAVTAGAGAVVVGLTVGSAADVTDALVPWSAAGATYPGLVLAVTTAVVTVTAPQVVAPIRRIGRALVISGAVAAVATGITGPWGSLTGVALGWVAAAVVHLIAGSPGGRLTLAEVGRALEEIGVDAGDLRYLAMNERGQLLVTGVAADGAELLVRVYGRDAWDSQFVTAVGTSLWYRDREPSARVSRLGQVQHEAFATLLAERSGVPVQPIVAAGLAGDRDALLVVRADTSPFANTGASEDGEPEALVAGYWAAVARLHEIGLSHGSLRPSALVVRADGSAALADLSQARISPTPFLRAADNAGLLIATALVLGPERAVAAASAALGAERLAEVLPLLQPGLLGRTTRKQVRDHALDLGALRAMASEAAGVEPPKLAQLRRLSLGKVLTVVVVVLLAYVIVGAISGIGLDNLIAELSEAIPGWVIAAILVTPLVQVGSAMSTIGASPRPLRFMPVLALQYAIQFMGLVVPSVAARVALIVRFFQRAGLPSTTAVTVGAIDGASGIVTQAIMLVVLAATGLVSLTLPSGGLEIDLPLALIALGVVAAIAIAWAIPPVRRFLRARFAETHESLQVLRSPKNLALMLVGNVVAQTLLAVVLWLSLRAFGQELPLTELILIQCVVALFAGLMPVPGGIGVAEAALTAALVAAGVEEATALSTALVFRIATFYLPPAYGGPALGWLRRRGDV from the coding sequence ATGGTCACCGAGCACCGCGCGGCAGCGAGCGATCCGGACGCTGATCCGCTCCCCGACGTGGGTGCGGCCACCGTGCCGGCCGGCGAGGTGGGCCGGTCGGGCCGGGCGAGCCGGTGGTTCGCCGGCGCACCCCGGGCACCGCGGGACCGCCGTCCGACGGACGCGGTGCTGCTGGGCCTGTCCGCGCTCGTCCTGCTCCTGGTGTGGGCGTTCGCGCGCCCCGCGAGCACGGATGTCCGGCTGCTCGAGTCCTTTTCCGACTCCGCCTGGTTCGGGTCCTGGATCTGGCAGGCCCTCCTCACCCTGCTGATGATGTGGGCGGTCCTGCTCGTCTCGGTCGCGATCGCCCGCGGTCGCTGGCACCTCGTCCGTGACCAGGTCGGGGCCGCCGTCACAGCGGGTGCGGGTGCGGTCGTGGTGGGGCTGACGGTCGGCTCCGCGGCCGACGTGACGGACGCGCTCGTGCCGTGGTCAGCCGCCGGTGCCACGTACCCGGGCCTGGTGCTCGCCGTGACGACCGCCGTCGTCACCGTCACGGCGCCGCAGGTGGTCGCACCGATACGCCGGATCGGCCGCGCTCTGGTGATCTCCGGCGCCGTCGCCGCCGTTGCCACCGGCATCACCGGTCCCTGGGGCAGCCTCACCGGTGTTGCCCTGGGCTGGGTCGCCGCGGCCGTGGTCCACCTGATCGCCGGATCACCCGGCGGCAGGCTCACTCTCGCCGAGGTAGGGCGGGCCCTCGAGGAGATCGGGGTCGATGCCGGCGACCTGCGGTACCTGGCCATGAACGAGCGGGGGCAGCTCCTCGTGACCGGCGTCGCCGCGGACGGCGCGGAGCTGTTGGTGCGCGTCTACGGTCGCGATGCCTGGGACAGCCAGTTCGTGACGGCCGTCGGCACCTCACTGTGGTACCGCGACCGGGAGCCGTCCGCGCGCGTCTCCCGGCTCGGACAGGTGCAGCACGAGGCCTTCGCGACCCTGCTTGCCGAACGGTCCGGGGTGCCGGTACAGCCGATCGTCGCCGCGGGTCTCGCGGGCGACCGGGACGCCCTCCTCGTGGTGCGGGCCGACACCAGTCCGTTCGCGAACACGGGCGCCAGTGAGGACGGTGAGCCCGAGGCCCTGGTGGCGGGCTATTGGGCCGCCGTCGCCCGCCTGCACGAGATCGGGCTCTCACATGGCTCGCTCCGGCCTTCCGCGCTGGTGGTGCGCGCCGATGGCAGTGCCGCCCTGGCCGACCTGAGCCAGGCCCGGATCAGCCCTACCCCGTTCCTCCGAGCGGCGGACAACGCCGGGCTCCTGATCGCGACGGCCCTGGTGCTCGGGCCAGAACGCGCCGTGGCGGCGGCGTCGGCCGCACTCGGCGCGGAGCGGCTCGCGGAGGTGCTACCGCTGTTGCAGCCGGGGCTGCTGGGTCGCACCACCCGCAAGCAGGTCCGCGATCACGCGCTCGACCTCGGCGCGTTGCGCGCGATGGCCAGCGAGGCCGCCGGTGTGGAGCCGCCGAAGCTCGCACAGCTGCGCCGGCTCAGCCTCGGCAAGGTGCTGACCGTGGTCGTGGTGGTCCTGCTCGCCTACGTCATCGTCGGGGCGATCAGCGGCATCGGGCTGGACAACCTCATCGCCGAGCTCAGCGAGGCCATACCCGGCTGGGTGATCGCGGCGATCCTGGTGACACCGCTGGTGCAGGTTGGCTCGGCGATGTCCACCATCGGCGCGTCGCCTCGCCCGTTGCGGTTCATGCCTGTGCTCGCGCTCCAGTACGCCATCCAGTTCATGGGGCTGGTGGTGCCGAGCGTGGCAGCCCGCGTCGCCCTCATCGTGCGCTTCTTCCAGCGCGCCGGCCTGCCCTCGACCACCGCGGTGACCGTTGGGGCGATCGACGGCGCCAGCGGCATCGTGACCCAGGCGATCATGCTGGTCGTGCTGGCTGCGACCGGCCTGGTCTCGCTCACCCTGCCCTCGGGAGGCCTGGAGATCGACCTGCCGCTGGCACTGATCGCCCTCGGCGTGGTCGCGGCGATCGCGATCGCCTGGGCGATCCCGCCCGTGCGCCGATTCCTCCGGGCCCGGTTCGCGGAGACCCACGAGAGCCTGCAGGTGCTCCGCTCGCCGAAGAACCTGGCCCTGATGCTCGTCGGCAACGTCGTCGCCCAGACGCTCCTCGCCGTCGTGCTGTGGCTGTCCCTGCGGGCCTTCGGTCAGGAGCTGCCGCTCACCGAGCTCATCCTGATCCAGTGTGTGGTCGCCCTTTTCGCCGGGCTGATGCCCGTGCCGGGAGGCATCGGGGTGGCCGAGGCCGCGCTCACCGCCGCCCTGGTCGCCGCCGGCGTCGAGGAGGCGACGGCGTTGTCCACGGCCCTCGTGTTCCGGATCGCCACGTTCTACCTGCCGCCCGCCTACGGAGGCCCGGCCCTTGGCTGGCTCCGACGGCGTGGCGACGTCTGA
- the pyk gene encoding pyruvate kinase — translation MRRAKIVCTLGPATESPEMVQALVDAGMDVARINRSHGDVAAHEAVYRHVRAAAEASGRAVAVLVDLQGPKIRLGRFVEGKHYLAEGDVFTITTDDVPGTKELVSTTFKGLPQDVKPGDQILIDDGRVTVRVTDVTATHVTTRVEVAGPVSNNKGLNLPGVAVNVPALSEKDAEDLRWALRLGADFIALSFVRSAKDYADVAAIMDEEGRTVPVIAKIEKPQAVENLAEIVDAFDGIMVARGDLGVELPLEQVPLVQKRATEMGLRNAKPVIVATQVLESMISSPRPTRAEASDCANAVLDGADAVMLSGETSVGEYPIECVRTMARIIENTEEHGLERIAKLRATPHTRGGVLTKAAAQIGETLGVKYLACFTQSGDSARRMSRLRSATPLLAFTPVEATRNQLALTWGTQTFIVPKVQHTDDMIDQVDVVLRNSGQAEDGDTVVVVAGMPPGQPGTTNSIRVHTVGEEQSVN, via the coding sequence ATGCGTAGAGCCAAGATTGTGTGCACATTGGGACCGGCAACCGAGTCCCCCGAGATGGTCCAGGCGTTGGTGGACGCCGGCATGGACGTCGCCCGGATCAACCGCAGCCACGGGGACGTGGCGGCGCACGAGGCGGTCTACCGTCACGTGCGCGCCGCGGCGGAGGCGTCCGGGCGTGCCGTCGCCGTCCTGGTGGACCTGCAGGGACCGAAGATCCGTCTCGGACGGTTCGTCGAGGGCAAGCACTACCTCGCCGAGGGCGACGTGTTCACGATCACAACCGACGACGTGCCCGGGACCAAGGAACTGGTCTCGACGACGTTCAAGGGCCTGCCCCAGGACGTCAAGCCGGGCGACCAGATCCTCATCGACGACGGTCGGGTGACGGTCCGGGTCACCGACGTCACGGCAACCCACGTGACGACCCGCGTCGAGGTGGCCGGCCCGGTGTCCAACAACAAGGGGCTGAACCTGCCCGGCGTGGCCGTCAACGTGCCGGCCCTGTCCGAGAAGGACGCCGAGGACCTGCGCTGGGCGCTGCGGCTGGGCGCCGACTTCATCGCGCTGTCCTTCGTCCGGTCCGCGAAGGACTACGCCGACGTCGCGGCGATCATGGACGAGGAGGGGCGCACCGTCCCGGTCATCGCGAAGATCGAGAAGCCGCAGGCGGTCGAGAACCTCGCCGAGATCGTCGACGCCTTCGACGGCATCATGGTCGCCCGCGGCGACCTCGGGGTGGAGCTCCCGCTGGAGCAGGTGCCGCTCGTGCAGAAGCGGGCCACCGAGATGGGCCTGCGCAACGCCAAGCCGGTCATCGTGGCCACCCAGGTGCTGGAGTCGATGATCAGCTCGCCGCGGCCCACCCGCGCCGAGGCCTCGGACTGCGCCAACGCGGTGCTCGACGGCGCCGACGCGGTGATGCTCTCCGGTGAGACCTCCGTTGGCGAGTACCCGATCGAGTGCGTGCGGACCATGGCCCGCATCATCGAGAACACCGAGGAGCACGGCCTCGAGCGCATCGCGAAGCTGCGGGCCACCCCGCACACTCGCGGCGGCGTGCTGACCAAGGCGGCCGCGCAGATCGGCGAGACCCTCGGCGTGAAGTACCTGGCCTGCTTCACGCAGTCCGGCGACTCCGCTCGCCGGATGTCGCGGCTCCGTTCGGCGACGCCGCTGCTGGCCTTCACACCGGTCGAGGCCACCCGCAACCAGCTCGCACTGACCTGGGGCACCCAGACCTTCATCGTGCCGAAGGTGCAGCACACCGACGACATGATCGACCAGGTCGACGTGGTGCTGCGCAACTCCGGCCAGGCGGAGGACGGGGACACCGTCGTGGTGGTCGCGGGCATGCCCCCGGGCCAGCCCGGCACCACGAACTCGATCCGCGTGCACACCGTGGGCGAGGAACAGAGCGTCAACTGA
- the bla gene encoding class A beta-lactamase, which translates to MSTDTDLTAPSRRALLRWGSATAASVGLFGSAALTACAGPSPARSEPTAPGHDALVRLEEESGVRIGAVGISAAARVDHRAEEAFPMCSLFKVLAVAALLRERAYDDAYWAEPIPFGPADLVEDSPVTSATTTWAMSPTALADAALRFSDNTAGNLLLAELGGPEAITTFAADLGAANTRLDRWEPELNEATPGDLRDTSTPSDIALLYRALLLEDRAGALAGARLRDWMLRNTTSAARIRAGLDGDVELADKTGAGSYGVVNDAGVLWTGGPDPVTLVILTRTDDPAAVNDNEVVAEATRIIMSELTRG; encoded by the coding sequence ATGAGCACCGATACCGACCTCACCGCACCCAGCCGCCGCGCCCTGCTCCGTTGGGGTTCGGCCACCGCCGCCTCCGTCGGCCTGTTCGGCAGCGCGGCTCTCACTGCGTGCGCCGGTCCCTCGCCGGCCCGCTCCGAGCCGACCGCCCCGGGTCACGACGCACTCGTCAGGCTCGAGGAGGAGTCCGGCGTCCGGATCGGCGCCGTCGGGATCAGCGCGGCCGCTCGCGTGGATCACCGGGCCGAGGAGGCGTTCCCGATGTGTTCCCTGTTCAAGGTCCTTGCCGTGGCCGCGCTCCTGCGCGAGCGGGCCTATGACGACGCCTACTGGGCCGAGCCGATCCCGTTCGGACCGGCGGACCTGGTCGAGGACTCACCGGTCACCTCGGCGACCACCACGTGGGCGATGAGCCCGACGGCGCTCGCCGATGCGGCGCTGCGGTTCAGCGACAACACGGCGGGGAACCTGCTGTTGGCCGAGCTCGGTGGTCCGGAGGCGATCACCACCTTCGCCGCGGACCTCGGCGCGGCGAACACCAGGCTGGACCGTTGGGAGCCGGAACTCAACGAGGCGACCCCGGGCGACCTGCGCGACACCTCCACCCCCTCGGACATCGCACTGCTGTACCGGGCGCTGCTGCTCGAGGACCGGGCCGGCGCGCTGGCGGGCGCGCGACTGCGGGACTGGATGCTCCGCAACACGACCTCGGCCGCACGGATCAGGGCGGGCCTGGACGGTGACGTCGAACTGGCGGACAAGACCGGTGCGGGCAGCTACGGCGTCGTCAACGACGCCGGCGTGCTCTGGACCGGCGGTCCCGACCCGGTCACGCTGGTGATCCTGACCCGCACCGACGACCCGGCCGCGGTCAACGATAACGAGGTCGTCGCCGAGGCGACCCGCATCATCATGAGCGAGCTGACCCGTGGCTGA